A genomic segment from Cyprinus carpio isolate SPL01 chromosome A4, ASM1834038v1, whole genome shotgun sequence encodes:
- the LOC122141638 gene encoding gastrula zinc finger protein XlCGF52.1-like, which produces MKEAFRVKHEDTEEEQIEMVFIKEESQNTRTEETFRIKHEDTKEQTEMVLIKKESEDMSNEEAFRVKHEDSETQTKMVLIEEEIEDTMNEETFRVKHEDTEEQTATMPPKEERQELNEMEEKEKNEELFFFICVKKSVKTEKNSSRKRAQKTKSNTCHQCGKSFREKKNLNDHMRVHTGEKPFTCPQCGKSFSLTGNLKIHMRIHTGEKPFTCPQCGRSFSHTGNLTSHMRIHTGEKPYTCQQCGKGFQGKKILNDHVRIHTGEKPYTCQQCGKGFNGKKILKDHMRTHTGEQPYICQQCGKCFSQKANLISHMRIHSGEKPYTCKQCGKSFTKKWNIIKHMRIHTGEKPYTCSQCGKCFRHKPSFDSHMRIHTGKNPHSCKLCGKSFTRKGSLKNHMVIHTGEKPFTCDQCGKSFGRKVTLNQHVKIHFKRSVLDVVSME; this is translated from the exons atgaaagaagctttcagagtcaaacatgaagatactgaggaggAACAAATAGAGATGGTGTTCATTAAAGAGGAGAGTCAAAACACGAGgactgaagaaacattcagaatcaaacatgaagatactaaGGAACAAACAGAGATGGTGCTTATTAAaaaggagagtgaagacatgagtAATGAAGAAgctttcagagtcaaacatgaagatagtGAGACACAAACAAAGATGGTGTTAATTGAAGAGGAGATTGAAGACACAATgaatgaagaaacattcagagtcaaacatgaagatactgaggaacaaacag CCACAATGCCACCAAAAGAGGAGAGAcaagaactgaatgaaatggaagagaaggagaagaatgaggaacttttttttttcatatgtgtaaaaaaatctgtaaagactGAAAAAAATTCCTCACGAAAAAGAGCCCAGAAGACCAAATCTAACacctgccatcagtgtggaaagagtttcagagagaaaaaaaaccttaatgaccACATGAgggttcacactggagaaaagcctttcacctgccctcagtgtggaaagagtttcagtctCACAGGAAACCTTAaaatccacatgagaattcacactggagagaagcctttcacctgcccccagtgtggaaggagtttcaGTCACACAGGAAACCTTACaagccacatgagaattcacactggagagaaaccttacacatgccaacagtgtggaaaagggtttcagggaaaaaaaatccttaacGACCAcgtgagaattcacactggagagaaaccttacacatgccaacagtgtggaaagggtttcaacgggaaaaaaatcctgaaagaccacatgagaactcacactggagagcAACCCTACAtatgccaacagtgtggaaagtgtttcagtCAAAAAGCAAACCTTATaagccacatgagaattcactctggagagaagccttacacctgcaagcagtgtggaaaaagtttcactaAAAAGTGGAACATCATaaaacacatgagaattcacactggagagaagccttatacatgctctcagtgtggaaagtgttttagACATAAACCATCCTTTGATtcccacatgagaattcatactgggAAAAACCCTCACTCTTGCAAATTGTGTGGGAAGAGCTTTACACGAAAAGGATCTCTTAAGAATCACATGgtcattcacactggagagaagcctttcacttgtgatcagtgtggaaagagttttggaCGAAAAGTAACCCTTAATCAACATGTGAAGATTCACTTTAAGAGAAGTGTTTTAGATGTTGTCAGTATGGAATGA